From a region of the Colias croceus chromosome 14, ilColCroc2.1 genome:
- the LOC123697583 gene encoding uncharacterized protein LOC123697583, with protein MPQGILAMSEDQKAMIHAHFEKVGAECIKDNMISTDDINNLRAKKLPTGENAPCFLACVLKKTGTMDDKGMLQKETALEMAKTVFNDEEELKLIADYLHSCSHINSESVSDGEKGCERAMLSYKCMVENASKFGLEL; from the exons ATGCCGCAAGGTATTCTA GCGATGTCAGAAGATCAAAAAGCAATGATACATGCACATTTTGAAAAAGTTGGTGCTGAATGTATTAAAGATAACATGATTTCTACGGATGATATTAACAACTTGAGAGCTAAGAAATTGCCCACCGGTGAAAATGCGCCATGTTTCCTCGCCTGTGTTTTGAAGAAAACTGGCACA ATGGACGACAAAGGCATGCTTCAAAAGGAAACTGCTCTGGAAATGGCGAAAACAGTGTTCAATGATGAGGAAGAACTGAAACTTATCGCTGATTATCTTCACTCCTGCTCACATA tCAACAGCGAATCGGTCAGTGATGGCGAGAAAGGCTGCGAACGCGCTATGCTATCCTACAAGTGTATGGTGGAAAATGCTTCTAAG TTTGGCTTGGAACTATAA
- the LOC123697584 gene encoding uncharacterized protein LOC123697584, with protein sequence MLLAVLFTVVSFSVLVQSNDKLDELKQQYLQMIMDCSAATPLTETDIEQLKNKQMPDKESIKCLFACAYTKAGIMSEDGFLSVEGTNKLAQTYLENDPERLKQAEQLTEACKFVNDENIDGNIACERAALIFKCTVDRAEEAMTDEEAKADFAKAIMACAKDASVDMSDIMSLASLIVPTDYKVKCVLACAYRKKGSLNAQGMYDIDGAYALAETMMKGDEVRIKKGKELADVCAAVNDEKVSDGEKGCDRAALMFKCGVKNAAKYGFKL encoded by the exons ATGTTGTTAGCGGTACTTTTTACAGTTGTATCGTTTAGTGTTTTAGTACAG agCAATGACAAACTGGATGAGCTTAAacaacaatatttacaaatgaTCATGGATTGTTCTGCGGCCACACCTTTGACCGAAACAGATATTGAAcagttgaaaaataaacaaatgccAGACAAGGAATCGATCAAATGTCTCTTTGCATGTGCTTATACTAAAGCAGGCATT ATGAGTGAAGACGGATTTCTTTCTGTTGAAGGAACAAACAAGCTTGCCCAAACATACTTAGAAAATGATCCTGAGAGGCTAAAACAAGCGGAGCAGCTGACAGAGGCTTGTAAATTTG TAAATGACGAAAATATAGATGGGAATATAGCCTGTGAGAGAGCTGctttaattttcaaatgtaCCGTGGATAGGGCTGAAGAG GCAATGACAGATGAAGAAGCCAAAGCAGATTTTGCGAAGGCGATAATGGCATGTGCTAAAGACGCATCCGTAGATATGAGTGATATTATGTCTTTAGCCAGTCTGATTGTACCGACAGACTATAAAGTGAAATGTGTTCTCGCCTGCGCGTATCGGAAGAAAGGATcg CTGAATGCTCAAGGCATGTATGACATCGACGGGGCATATGCACTAGCTGAAACCATGATGAAAGGCGATGAAGTacgaataaaaaaaggaaaggAATTAGCAGATGTTTGCGCCGCTG taaACGATGAGAAAGTGAGTGACGGAGAAAAGGGGTGCGACAGAGCTGCATTGATGTTCAAATGTGGTGTTAAAAATGCTGCTAag TATGGCTTCAAATTATAA
- the LOC123697246 gene encoding uncharacterized protein LOC123697246 yields the protein MNMRCSTCVRFHILFILSGIILVTISNLVGCNPITNSNFNEHVREFSLKEDEINSTNVKKLLKDGIGKNTNFGPVHNLVRFKNTPDNDVSSSDYSRGFPHDHQGYRGHDYEEIPYYGYEHEYHLPSYDHSFHHGHGYDHHHGHEPHHFEHHRHYNHALAAKAVLWPIAGIALLGAAAALVSNPILLQLGVATGKRRRRDTEEITGPDLDLPWSEDGTQNKAEIKNKCHDLTQLKKKINSYQIRENILRLTSTQNR from the exons ATGAATATGCGGTGTTCCACGTGTGTAcgatttcatatattatttattctatccgGGATTATTTTAGTGACCATCTCGAATCTCGTTGGATGTAATCCCATTACGAATTCCAATTTCAACGAACACGTCAGGGAATTTTCTTTGAAGGAGGATGAAATT AATTCTACAAATGTTAAGAAGCTACTTAAGGACGGCATTGGCAAAAACACTAATTTCGGTCCCGTTCATAATCTTGTAAGATTTAAG AACACACCTGATAATGATGTATCGAGTTCGGACTATAGTAGAGGGTTTCCCCACGACCATCAAG GTTACAGAGGCCATGATTACGAAGAAATTCCCTACTACGGCTATGAACACGAATATCACTTACCGTCATATGATCATTCGTTCCACCATGGCCATGGCTATGATCATCATCATGGGCATGAACCACATCATTTTGAGCACCACAGGCATTACAATCAT GCATTAGCAGCGAAAGCAGTGTTATGGCCTATAGCTGGTATCGCTCTCTTAGGAGCTGCAGCTGCTCTAGTATCAAATCCTATTCTACTTCAACTGGGAGTTGCTACTGGGAAACGAAGAAGACGAGATACTGAAGAAATCACTGGTCCAGACTTAGATCTACCATGGTCAGAAGATGGCACACAGAATAAAGccgaaataaaaaacaaatgtcATGATTtgacacaattaaaaaaaaaaataaactcttaCCAAATAAGAGAAAACATTCTACGTTTGACGTCAACACAAAATCGATGA